The Prunus persica cultivar Lovell chromosome G8, Prunus_persica_NCBIv2, whole genome shotgun sequence genome includes a region encoding these proteins:
- the LOC18767294 gene encoding uncharacterized protein LOC18767294 translates to MHVVEHKLNICLAGFQVNALSYDYTASIECLAKPHKPQYNGGIIVNPELNHGLNGWSSFGNAKIQHRESEGNRFIVAHGRQQSYDSISQKTYLQSNKFYTFSAWIQVSSGSVPVTAIFKTSSGFIHAGAIVAESNCWSMLKGGLTVDASGPAELYFESKNTSVEIWVDSISLQPFTEKQWKSHQHQSITKTRKSNVKIQAVDEQGKPLANATIIIQQKAPGFPFGVAINKNILTNTAYQHWFTSRPFTVTTFEDEMKWYSTESSQGHEDYSAADALLQFAKQHNIGVRGHNVFWDDPRYQPGWLKSLSGQQLSDAASKRLNSVMGRYKGQVIAWDVCNENLHFNFFESKIGASASAMFYNWALKADGATTLFMNEYNTIEESGDRDSIPAKYLQKLRDIQAFPGNNNAKMAIGLESHFTTPNIPYIRSSIDTLAAAKVPIWITELDVTSGPNQASYLEQILREVHAHPQIQGIVIWSAWNPQGCYRMCLTDNNFKNLPTGDVVDKLIHEFGLTSGLASGMTDPNGFFEASLFQGDYEVKITNPSVANSSSVQGLNVGPTTESQQQLLLQVSA, encoded by the exons ATGCATGTTGTAGAACACAAACTAAACATTTGCCTTGCAGGGTTTCAAGTAAATGCCTTGTCCTATGATTACACCGCCAGTATTGAG tgtTTGGCAAAACCTCACAAACCACAATATAATGGAGGGATCATTGTAAACCCTGAACTAAATCATGGCTTGAACGGATGGTCTAGTTTTGGCAATGCAAAAATACAACACAGAGAATCTGAAGGCAACAGATTCATTGTGGCTCATGGCAGACAACAATCATATGACAGTATTTCTCAGAAGACCTACCTGCAAAGCAACAAGTTCTATACATTCTCTG CTTGGATACAAGTGAGCAGTGGTAGTGTTCCAGTAACAGCTATTTTCAAGACTAGTAGTGGATTCATACACGCTGGTGCAATTGTGGCTGAATCCAATTGCTGGTCTATGCTCAAGGGTGGCCTAACTGTTGATGCCTCGGGCCCCGCCGAGCTCTATTTCGag AGCAAGAACACATCTGTTGAGATCTGGGTTGATAGCATCTCGTTGCAACCATTCACTGAAAAGCAATGGAAGTCTCATCAACATCAAAGCATCACAAAG ACTCGAAAGAGCAATGTGAAGATTCAAGCAGTTGATGAACAAGGCAAACCACTAGCCAACGCAACAATCATCATCCAACAAAAGGCCCCAGGCTTCCCTTTTGGTGTTGCCATCAACAAGAACATCCTCACCAACACAGCCTACCAACACTGGTTCACTTCAAGGCCCTTCACCGTCACGACATTCGAAGATGAAATGAAATGGTACAGCACAGAGTCATCTCAGGGCCATGAAGACTACTCTGCCGCTGATGCCCTGCTTCAGTTTGCAAAGCAGCACAACATTGGAGTCAGAGGACACAACGTGTTCTGGGACGACCCCCGCTACCAACCCGGTTGGCTTAAGTCACTCTCCGGCCAACAGCTCTCTGATGCAGCCTCCAAGAGGCTGAATTCTGTCATGGGGAGATACAAGGGGCAAGTTATAGCTTGGGATGTTTGCAATGAAAACTTGCACTTTAACTTCTTTGAGAGTAAGATTGGTGCATCTGCTTCAGCCATGTTCTATAATTGGGCTCTTAAAGCTGATGGAGCAACCACATTGTTCATGAATGAGTATAACACCATTGAGGAGAGTGGAGATAGAGATTCGATCCCAGCTAAGTACCTTCAAAAGCTGAGAGACATTCAAGCCTTTCCGGGTAACAATAATGCGAAGATGGCGATTGGACTCGAGTCACATTTCACCACTCCAAACATTCCCTACATAAGATCTTCTATTGATACTCTTGCTGCTGCAAAAGTGCCTATTTGGATTACAGAATTGGACGTGACAAGCGGCCCCAATCAG GCATCATACTTGGAGCAAATTCTAAGGGAGGTCCATGCACACCCTCAGATTCAAGGCATTGTTATTTGGTCTGCTTGGAACCCTCAGGGATGTTACAGAATGTGTTTGACAGACAACAACTTCAAAAACCTGCCTACTGGTGATGTTGTTGACAAGCTCATacatgaatttggtttgactTCCGGCCTGGCTTCTGGCATGACGGACCCTAATGGTTTTTTCGAGGCCTCCCTTTTCCAGGGCGACTACGAAGTGAAAATCACTAACCCTTCTGTGGCAAACTCCTCCTCAGTTCAGGGTTTGAATGTGGGACCAACTACAGAGTCCCAGCAACAATTGCTGCTCCAAGTTTCTGCTTGA